In the genome of Massilia sp. UMI-21, the window CATGGTTTACCTGGTGCGCAAGGGTAACCCGAAGAACATCCGCGACTGGGACGACCTGGCGCGCCCGGGGGTGCAGGTGATCATCCCGAACCCGAAGACCGCGGGCAACGGCCGCTATACCTACCTGGCGGCCTGGGGCGCGGCACTGAAGAAGAAAGGCGGCAACGAAGCCGAGGCGCGCAAGCTCGTGGCGCGCATCTTCAAGAACGTGCCGATCCTCGATGCCGGCGGCCGCGCCGCCACCACCACCTTCACCCAGCGCCAGATCGGCGACGTCCTGGTGACCTTCGAGAACGAGGTGAGCATGGTGCGCAAGGAATTCGGCGACAACTTCGAGGTGGTCTACCCGAGCGTGTCGATCCTGGCCGAGTCGCCGGTGGCCGTGGTCGACAAGGTGGTCGACCGCCGCAAGCAGCGCAAGGAAGCCACCGCCTACCTGAACTTCCTGTATTCGCCCGCCGGCCAGGAGATCGGCGCCAGGCACTTCCTGCGGGTGCGTTCCGATACCG includes:
- a CDS encoding sulfate ABC transporter substrate-binding protein, coding for MTLISPLRRLLLALSLGAALPLSASAADTELLNVSYDVARELYKDINPAFIAAYKQQTGQTVSVKQSHGGSSKQARAVADGLEASVVTMNQANDIDMLADRGLVAKDWARKFPNNAAPYYSTMVYLVRKGNPKNIRDWDDLARPGVQVIIPNPKTAGNGRYTYLAAWGAALKKKGGNEAEARKLVARIFKNVPILDAGGRAATTTFTQRQIGDVLVTFENEVSMVRKEFGDNFEVVYPSVSILAESPVAVVDKVVDRRKQRKEATAYLNFLYSPAGQEIGARHFLRVRSDTVMKKYAANYKPIQLFTVDELFGGWRKAQQVHFNDGGEFDKIYQSK